In Thermoplasmata archaeon, the following proteins share a genomic window:
- a CDS encoding 30S ribosomal protein S7 produces MPERKFNLPLLFGRYSFDGVVVRDPALKKYINISPIAVPHTSARHANRPFSKAKVNIVERLINGMMRTEHATGEKARTTRMVKEAFRIIEERTKQNPIQVLVDAVVNGSPREEVTRLKYGGISVPKAVDTSSYRRVNIALKHICQGAINSKRGKNRRIEHALAEELIMAARGDVNSYAIAKKGEIERVAASAR; encoded by the coding sequence GTGCCGGAGAGAAAGTTCAACCTCCCGCTGCTCTTTGGACGCTACTCCTTCGACGGCGTCGTCGTCCGGGACCCCGCTCTGAAGAAGTACATCAACATCAGCCCCATCGCAGTCCCCCACACGAGCGCCAGGCACGCCAACCGCCCATTCTCAAAGGCGAAAGTCAACATCGTCGAGAGGCTCATCAACGGTATGATGAGGACGGAGCACGCCACGGGCGAGAAGGCCCGGACCACAAGAATGGTCAAGGAAGCCTTTAGGATAATCGAGGAGAGGACGAAGCAGAACCCGATACAGGTCCTTGTGGACGCCGTGGTCAACGGCTCGCCACGCGAAGAGGTTACGCGGCTGAAGTACGGCGGGATATCGGTTCCGAAGGCCGTGGACACCTCCTCCTACAGAAGGGTGAACATCGCGCTCAAGCACATCTGTCAGGGCGCTATAAACTCCAAGCGCGGCAAGAACAGGAGGATAGAGCACGCCCTCGCCGAGGAGCTGATCATGGCCGCGCGGGGCGATGTCAATAGCTACGCCATCGCTAAGAAGGGAGAGATAGAGAGGGTGGCGGC
- a CDS encoding 30S ribosomal protein S12, which produces MPTGLYTARKLIENRKKFRWSDRYYKKRMLRLKERSDPLEGTPQARGIVLEKVGIEAKQPNSAIRKCVKVQLIKNGRQITAFAVGDGAINYIDEHDEVLVEGIGGRMGRSYGDIPGVRYKVIQVNGVSLDQLVRGKKEKPVR; this is translated from the coding sequence ATGCCGACGGGCCTCTACACCGCCCGGAAACTCATCGAGAACCGGAAGAAGTTCCGGTGGAGCGATAGGTACTACAAGAAGCGGATGCTACGTCTGAAGGAGCGCTCCGACCCTCTCGAGGGAACGCCGCAGGCCCGGGGCATTGTCCTGGAGAAGGTCGGCATAGAGGCGAAGCAGCCCAACTCCGCGATTCGGAAGTGCGTCAAGGTCCAGCTCATAAAGAACGGGAGGCAGATAACGGCCTTCGCCGTGGGCGACGGGGCCATCAACTACATCGACGAGCACGACGAGGTGTTGGTCGAGGGCATCGGAGGAAGGATGGGCCGCTCCTACGGCGACATACCCGGGGTGAGGTACAAGGTGATTCAGGTCAACGGAGTCTCGCTCGACCAGCTCGTGCGGGGCAAGAAGGAGAAACCGGTGAGGTGA